Genomic DNA from Lutibacter sp. A80:
ACCTTTTTAAAGCTTTCATCTCAATTGGACTATTTTTTGAAACTACAAATATAAATACAAAAAATATAAAACGTTATGAACTTTAATAAATTTACAATAAAATCGCAAGAAGCTATCCAAAAAGGACAGCAGATTGCACAAAATTTAGGTCATCAACAAATTGAAAATTCACATATTTTAAAAGGTATTTTTGAAGTTGATAAAAATGTTACTCCTTTTATTTTTAAAAAATTAGGAATAAATATAGAACTGTTAAAAAGCTTAATTGACAAAACCATAGAAAGTTATTCTAAAGTTACAGGTGGTGGAGACACTACCCTGTCTAGAAACGCTTCAAAAATGTTAACTACAGCTACAAATGAAGCTAATGATTTAAAAGATGAATTTGTTTCAATAGAACATTTATTATTAGCCATTTTAAATACAAAAGATACAACTTCTCAAATATTAAAAGATCAAGGTATCACAGATAAAGGAATGCAAGCTGCAATTTCAGAATTACGTAAAGGAAGCAAAGTAACATCGCAAAGCGCCGAAGAAACATACAATTCTTTAAATAAATTTGCTAAAAATTTAAATCAATTAGCAAAAGATGGTAAACTAGATCCTGTTATTGGTAGAGATGAAGAAATTCGTAGAATTCTTCAAATTCTATCACGTAGAACAAAAAACAACCCAATGTTAGTTGGTGAACCTGGTACAGGTAAAACTGCGATTGCAGAAGGCTTAGCACATAGAATAATTAAAGGAGATATTCCAGAAAATTTAAAAGGAAAACAAATTTACTCTTTAGATATGGGAGCACTTATTGCAGGGGCAAAATATAAAGGTGAATTTGAAGAACGTTTAAAATCTGTAATAAAAGAAGTAACATCTGCAGAAGGAGAAATTGTGCTTTTTATTGATGAAATTCACACCTTAGTTGGTGCTGGTGGTGGTCAAGGTGCTATGGATGCGGCAAATATTTTAAAACCTGCCTTAGCTCGTGGTGAATTAAGAGCAATTGGTGCAACTACCTTAGATGAATATCAAAAATATTTTGAAAAAGATAAAGCTTTAGAACGTAGATTTCAAAAGGTAATTGTTGATGAACCAGATACTGAAAGTGCCATTTCAATTTTACGTGGAATAAAAGAAAAATATGAAAATCACCATAAAGTACAAATAAAAGATGAAGCAATTATAGCTGCAGTAGAACTATCACAACGCTATATTTCAAACAGGTTTTTACCAGATAAAGCTATTGACTTAATGGATGAAGCTGCTTCAAAATTACGTATGGAAATTAATTCAAAACCTGAAGAATTAGATGTTTTGGATCGTAAAATTATGCAATTAGAAATTGAAATTGAAGCTATTAAACGCGAAAAGGATGAAAAAAAATTAGCTTCACTTAAAAAAGAAATTGCCAATTTAAAAGAAAACAGAAACGAAATAAATGCAAAATGGGTAAGCGAAAAAGAATTAGTAGATAGCGTTCAAAGCAATAAAGAAGCTATTGAAAATTTTAAACTAGAAGCAGAACGTGCCGAACGCGAAGGCGATTATGGAAAAGTTGCAGAAATTAGGTATGGAAAAATAAAAGATGCTCAAGAAAAACTTGAAAAACTTCAAAATGAAATAGCTAAAAATCAAGATTCAGCTTTAATTAATGAAGAAGTAACTAGAGATGATATTGCAGAAGTTGTAGCTAAATGGACGGGAATTCCAGTAACAAAAATGCTACAAAGTGATCGAGAAAAATTATTGCATCTAGAAGAAGAATTACACAAAAGAGTTGTAGGACAAGAAGAAGCAATTGTTGCAGTTTCAGATGCTGTTAGACGTTCAAGAGCTGGATTACAAGACACTAAAAAACCTTTAGGTTCCTTTTTATTTTTAGGAACAACAGGTGTAGGTAAAACAGAACTTGCAAAAGCATTAGCTGTTTATTTATTTGATGATGAAAGCTCTTTAACTCGTATTGATATGAGTGAATACCAGGAACGCCATGCCGTTAGTAGATTGGTTGGTGCGCCTCCAGGATATGTTGGTTACGATGAAGGTGGACAATTAACAGAAGCTGTTAGACGTAAACCATATTCAGTAATTTTATTAGATGAAATTGAAAAAGCACATCCCGATACTTTTAATATTTTATTACAAGTATTAGATGAAGGACGATTAACCGATAATAAAGGTAGAGTTGCAGATTTTAAAAATACCATTATTATCATGACTTCAAATATGGGAGCTCATATTATTCAAGAAAAGTTTGAAAAAATGGATATGGAAAATAGAGATCTTATTACTGAAGCTACTAAAATTGAAGTTGTTGGCTTATTAAAACAAACTATTAGACCTGAATTTTTAAATAGAATTGATGAGGTTATTATGTTTACACCTTTAAATTTAGCAGAAATTCATCAAATAGTAAAATTGCAATTAAATGGTTTAATAAAAATGTTGAAAGCACAGGATATACATATTGAATATACTGATGATTTAGTTGATGCTCTTGCCAATAAAGGTTTTGACCCTCAATTTGGTGCAAGACCAGTAAAAAGAGTGATTCAAAAGGATATTTTAAATGAATTATCTAAAGAAATTTTATCTGCAAGAATAACTTCTGATAGTCATATTTTATTAGATGCTTTTGATGATAAAATTGTATTTAGAAATAAATAAACTATACTATTTTTAACACAAACTCCTTTCTGTTTTTAGAAAGGAGTTTTTTTTAGCTAAACAACTGACAGTCAAAAGTCAAAATGACATTTTACAATGATAAAAATGAAATTTTGACTTACTTTTTACATTGGCATTTTTATTGTAATTATTCTTATAAAATAATGTTTAACCATAAAATTTAAAAGTTATGTTATTAAAAAGTTCAGGCATTCCTGCAATGCCATCTATTTTTGACGATTTTTTTAGAGATTGGTCTTTATCTAATTATTCAGACACCAATACTACATTACCGGCTGTAAACATTAAAGAGAATGAAAATGAATTTACAGTTGAAGTAGCTGTTCCAGGAATGAGTAAAGATGATTTTAAAATTAATTTAAATAACAATGTTTTAACAATCTCTTCTGAAAAAACTGTAGAAAATGAAGAAAACAACGATAAATATACTCGTAAAGAATATAGTTATCAGTCTTTTGAAAGAAGTTTTAATTTACCTAAAAACATTGTTGAAAGTGATCAAATTTCAGCAGCTTATAAAAATGGTGAATTAAAAATTACAATTCCTAAAAAGGAAGAAGCAAAACCTACGCCTCCTAAATTAATTGAGATTCAATAAATGAAAAAGAGAGAACAGTTGTTCTCTCTTTTTTTATGTATTTTTGAAACTTAAATTTTTCAACTATGTTTTTTAAATTCTCATTAGGTAAGTTTTTCTTAATTATTTCAGTTTTAATATGTAGTGTTACTTTAAATGCACAAGAAAATTCATCAGAAATTACAACCTATTATTTTATTAGACATGCCGAAAAAAACCGTTTAAATCCATCAAACAAAAATCCAAATCTTAAAGAAAAAGGAGTTGATAGAGCTTTAAATTGGAGTAAAACTTTTAAAAATATTGAATTTGATTATATTTTTTCAACAAATTATAACAGAACCACTCAAACAGCTTTGCCTACTGCTAAAAGTAAAAATTTAGAAATTCAATTTTATAATCCTAGCGATTTATACAACGAAGATTTTAAAACTCTAACTAAAGGAAAAACCGTATTAGTTGTTGGACACAGCAATACAACTCCAAAATTTGTAAATAAGGTTTTAGGTGAAGATAAATATCCCGAAATAGAAGATCGTAATAATTCCAACCTTTATATTGTAACAATTTCAGAAAATAATAAAAGTACTATTTTACTAAATATTGAAATTTAAAAGTCTGTATTTCCAACTAGTAATAAGTATATGTTTTAGAATCTATTTATAGTATATTTGTAGTCTTATGCAGAAGAAAATTAACATACAAAATAAAAAAGCTCGTTTTGAATACGAGATCTTAGATAAATACGTTGCTGGAATTCAATTAACGGGTACTGAAATTAAATCGATTCGTGAAAGTAAAGCCCGCATAACAGAAAGTTTTTGCGAGTTTAACGAAAAAGGTGAGTTATTTGCAATTAATATGTTTATTGAAGAATACCTTTATGGACATGCATACAACCATAGCCCAAAAAGTGAACGTAAATTATTATTAAATAAGCAAGAGCTTAAAAAGCTGCAAAAAGAAGTTCAAAATGTTGGTTTAACTATAATACCTTTAAGGTTATTTTTAACAGATAAAGGTTGGGCAAAACTTGAAATTGCATTGTGTAAAGGAAAGAAAAACTACGACAAACGTGAAGTAATTAAAGACCGAGATAATAAACGAGATTTAGCTAGAATAAAAAAGAATTTTAACTAAAATTAAATGAATAGTGTAGTTTATTTTAAATTAATTCATTGGAAAAATTTACTGCTCATTATTTATGTCTTTCTATTAATTAAACTACTGTTTTTACCTTCACTTTCGATTGAAACAACACTAAATTTATTTTCTTTTTATATTTTATTAATTTCAATACTATTAATTACCACTGCTGGCTTTATAATAAACACACTTGAAACTAATTTTTTAGATAAAATTAATAATCAAAAAAAATTAATTACAACCAAAGAAAAAACGCTCAAATTATATAAAATAACAAATACAATAGGAATAGCTTTGGGTCTTCTTTTTTGCTTAAAAATTGAAAAACCAACACTTTCATTTATATTTATAGGAATTGCTTTATTACATTTTTTTTATGCCAAAAAGCTAAATAAAATACCTTTAATTAGAAATTTAATCAGTGTATTTTTAATTAGTATTAATATCATTATTTTAGTCATTTTTGAGCTTGATTTTTCACTAAAAGATGCAAATCAAAAATTAGCTTTCAATATAATTTCAATACTTAGCTTTTATATTTTTTGCATTAGTTTAATTCAACAATCAATTAAAAATATTAAAAACATAAATAAAGACTACGCTTTAAAAGTAAACACTTTACCAATTGTATTAGGCATTAACAGAACACAAAAAATTACATTTATTTTTAGCTTAATCCCTATTAGTATTTTGCTTATAATAATCGTTAATTTTAGTGAAATTTATAAATTTACCATACTATATTTATTAATTGCTGTTTTTCTACCTTTCCTTTACGCAGTAATAAAATTGCATACTGCAAAGAAAAAAAATGACTTTAAAAAAATAATTACCTTATTACAGGTTAATCTGTTTTTAGGAATAAATACTTTAACAATATTTTCAATCTTTCATTAAAAATGCTACAAAACAAATTAATAACTAAAAATATAATATTAGCTTCAGGTTCACCAAGGCGCCACGAATTATTTAAAGAACTAGGCGTAAATTTTACCATAAAAGTTAAAGAGGTTGAAGAAACCTACAATACAAACTTAAAAAAAGAAGAAATTACTAATTATTTATGCAAATTAAAAGCGGCCTCTTTTACAAATGAAATTTCTGAAAACGATATAATTGTTACAGCAGACACCATTGTTTGGCATAATAATAAAGCATTAGAAAAACCTAAAAATGCTTCAGAAGCAATTGAAATGTTACAAGGGTTATCTGGAAAAAAACACACAGTTTATTCTTCAATTTGTATTAAAACAAAAAATAATGAAACCTTAATTTCAGATAAAACTAATGTTTATTTTAAACAATTAACACTAAACGAAATTGAATACTATGTTGAAAATTACAAACCTTATGATAAAGCAGGTGCTTATGGTATTCAAGAATGGATAGGTTTAATAGGCGTTACAAAGATTGAAGGTAGTTATTTTAATGTAATGGGCTTGCCTGTTCATAAATTATATGAAGAATTAATAAAAATTTAAGTTGATACCATAAATAATCATTATTTTTGAGCGATTTTTAATAAATATATAATGAAAAAATACACATACACCGAAAAAAAAGATACAAGATCAGGTTTTGGAGCTGGATTAGCTGAATTAGGAGATAAAAACGAAAACGTAGTTGCCCTTTGTGCCGATTTAATTGGTTCGTTAAAAATGGAAAAATTTATTGAAAATCATCCTGAAAGATTTTTTCAAATTGGGATTGCAGAAGCTAATATGATTGGTATTGCTGCTGGTTTAACAATAGGTGGTAAAATTCCTTTTACAGGTACTTTCGCAAATTTCTCAACTGGTAGAGTTTACGATCAAATTCGTCAATCTGTTGCATATTCAGGTAAAAATGTAAAAATATGTGCTTCTCATGCAGGTTTAACCTTAGGAGAAGATGGTGCAACGCATCAAGTATTAGAAGACATTGGATTAATGAAAATGTTACCTGGAATGACTGTTATTAATACTTGTGATTATAACCAAACTAAAGCAGCTACTATTGCTATTGCAGATTATGATGGTCCTGTTTATTTACGATTTGGACGTCCTGTAGTACCAGTATTTATGCCAGAAAATGAAGAGTTTATTGTTGGAAAAGCAATTCAACTTACAGAAGGAACTGATGTTACTATTGTAGCAACAGGCCATTTAGTATGGGAAGCTTTACAAGCATCGGAAAAGTTAGAAGCTAAAGGAATTAATGCTGAAGTAATTAATATTCATACAATTAAACCTCTAGATGATGAAGCTATTTTAAAATCTGTTGCAAAAACAGGTTGTATTGTAACTGCTGAAGAACACAATATTATAGGTGGCTTAGGTGAAAGTGTTTCTAGATTGTTAGTTCAAAATAATATAGTGCCACAAGAATTTGTTGCAGTTAACGATAGTTTTGGTGAATCTGGAACTCCAGCACAATTAATGGAAAAATATAAATTAAATGATAAAGCTATAGTTACTGCTGTTGAAAAAGTAATTAAGAGAAAATAATAACTTGTTTTTTTCGTTTTATTAGATATAATAACCCAAAATATATAAAGATGAAAAAAAAATCATTCTTATTTTCAATGCTATTTTTAGCTTCAATAATGCTAGTAAATGCCCAAAACGATTTCGGTATTAAAGGCGGTTTAAGCTATAATACAAATGGAGATCTTAAAGAATTTACAAGTGAAGTTGATAATATCTATAAAAACGAAGGAAAAGGAAAATCTGGATTTAATGTAGGTTTCTATGGAAAATTAGATTTAGGAGGAATCTATATTCGTCCTGAATTATTATATACTAAAACAACTAGTGAATATGAACTAAACACAGGCAATACAGAAGATTATAAAATTTCTAAATTAGATGTTCCTGTATTAGTTGGTTTTAAAGTAATTGGCCCTTTAAACATTTTTGCAGGTCCTGCTTTTCAATATATTTTAGACAATGATTTGGAAGGTGTAAGTATTGGTGATGTTGAAAATGAATATTCTGTTGGCGTTAATATTGGTGCTTCTTTAGAAATAGGAAGATTTGGCTTTGACGTTAGATACGAAAGAGGTTTAAGTGAAAATGAAGCTGAGTGGACAGATGCTGGTGAAACGTTTACATTAGATTCTAGACCTGAACAATTAATTTTTAGTCTATCGTATAGTTTGTCTAAAAAGAATAATTAAAACTATTTTTTTAAAAATATAAAACTTCGAGTTTAATTGCTCGAAGTTTTTTTATGCTTATTTTTTAATTTATACCAAAAAAATAAACCTTATGGCTTCCCGCAAGGTCTAAAATCAATTAAAAACTATTTTTAAATTTTGTATACTATTTGGTTGATTTATCTTTTAGCAATTCTACTTTAACTTATTTTAGTTCTTAATCTTTATATTATTAACTCCTCAAATTTAATACCTAAAAAACAAACAGCCTTACGGAAATCCGTAAGGCTGTTTGTTTTATTTAAGATTTTTATTAAATCAGCCCTAAATCTTTAGTTATAGAAACCAAGTGTGCTGGATTATTTGCATTAAAATGTTCTTTCAAAAATTTTAATCTTTTCTCAATACTACTTACACTTGTAGGCGTCCATTCTTTTTCTTTTAATTTAACACTTATCTCTTCTTGTAAATATCCTTTTGAAATACATTCAATTAAAAATAAATCGTAGTCAGATATTTCAACAGTATTATTTTTATATAATGCGCCAGAAACATGTGGTGAAATATAAGATTTATTAGAACTAAAAATTAATTGAATTGCTTTTTTAAGCTCTCGTAAGCCTTCTCTACTTTTCCAAACATACGCATTAACACCGTATTCATTAAACAATGTTTGTACTCTAAAGGGTTTATCTTCTACAGAAAAAACGGCAATTTTTAAAGTTGGAAATTCATTTCTAACTACTTTTATAAGCTCATCTCCTGATGTTATTTTTTGCTCTACTGAATCATTATCAAAAGACAAATCACTAATTAATAAATCAAAAGGATCGTTATTTAATTTTGCACTTTTTAACTTTAATAATGCTTCATCACAATACTGAACATATTGAATTTCTTGAATATCTAATTTTAATAATTCAGACTTTATTCCACTATTAATAAAGTCCATGTCCTCAACTATTAGAACCTTTTTAAACATGTTATTTATCTTTTAAAACTTATAAAAACTTTAAACCCTTTATTTAAGGATGTTTCAAAATTAATAATACCATTTATAGATTTAATACGGGTTTCCACATTTTTAATACCATTTTTTAAATTTAAGTCTACTTTATCAACTCCTTTTCCATTATCTGAATAATTAATAGCATAGTTTTTATTATCATTTTTAAATGAAATTGCAACTAAAGTAGCTTCACTATGTTTTTGCATATTTACCATTAACTCCTGTAAAACTCTATAAATTTCTATTTGTTTATCGTTTGATACTAATTCTAATGCTGCCTCATTAATTTTTTTTATAATAACAGTAGTTCTATTATTATTAAAACTAGAAAGCATGGATTTTAAAGAATTTACAAACTTATCTCCTGTTTCAATAATATTGTTTTGATGTGATATATTTCGAGTTAACATATATACATTTTCCAAATCATCTAAAAGTACTTCTTTAGATGCTGAAGTATATTGAACTTTATTCATAATATTTACAACATTATTTGCTACTTCATCATGAATTTTTTTTGCAATTCGAGTTTCCGTATTATAAACTTCTATTCTTTTTTCTTGTTTGTGTTTTTGTTTACGATAATATAAAAAACCTAATAAACCAAGAACAACTGCACCACTTGAAACAACTCCAATTATATTTCTGGTTTTCTCTTTTTCTAATTGTAATTTACTCGCTTCTTGCGCAATTTTTAATTGTAAGTTCTCTTTTTGATTTTTATCACTTTCATATTTAATTTTTGCAAATTGATTTTTGGCTAATAGCTTTGTCTTTTGCAAACTATCGTTTAAATGCACATAAGTACTATAATACTCCTTTGCTTTTTCTGAATCTTCTAATTCTATAATTTTTTGTAGTGCGTCTAATTGGTCTGGGATACTTTTTTGACGAATTGCCACATCATACAATTTAGAAGCATAAGACAATGAAATCTTAGGACTTAATTTTTTAAAATATGCTGAAAGGTGAGCATAGCTTGCTATTAATCCCCATAAATCATTTTCTTGCAATCGCATTTCTAAAGCTTTTTCTAGTGCAGGTAATACATTTTCTTCCTTTTTCGCCAACCATTTGGTATATGCTAAATTGTCAATAACCCTAGCTTTTGTTCTAAAAAGAGTTATAGTATCTTTTAGTAAACTATCTAAAATTTTTATGGAAGAATTATAATCTCCTATTTCTCTGTAGGTAACAGCTAAGTTATTTGCTATAAGTATTTTTTGTTGTTTTGAAGTGGTTAAATCGATCGCTTTTTTATAAAAAATTAATGCATCCTCTAGTGCCCCTTGTGATTTTGAAGAAATTGCCCAATTATTATAAACACTTGCTGAGGTATTTGGGCTTTTGTCGCCATAATAATTCAAAGCTAAAGAGCCTGAATAATCACTTGCACTATAATCTCCATAAGTACGCTCAATAATGGCCATTTCTAAAAAGTTATTACCTCTTGTAATACTATCGATGTATGTTAAATACTCATTTTTAATTAAATTATAATAGTAATATGCACTATCTTTTTGTTGATTTCTGTTAAAGTAATATGCAATTCTAGTATAATTTAACCCAATGGATGTTGAATCCTTTTCCTCTATTGATTTATGCAATAACTCTTTTGAAATATGAACAGCACTGTCATATTTCCTAACATTTATAAACAAATAAATTTTATAAGCTAGAATATCTTTTTTGTATGAGCTATCTTTTGTTTCAGATACCCATTTCAAAGATTTATTTGCTGCATTTAATCGAGTTTTTAAGTCTAGAGTATCATTTTTCATCTTTTTCATGAAAATACCTATAGAATCCACAGCAATATTATTTGAAGATTTTAATTCTTCTTTTGAAGTACAAGATACCAATAGGGAAAAACTAAAAATAACAAAAAAGAGACATGTAGATATTAAACTTTTCATTCCCCTAAAATACTATAAAACTATATAAATTAGTAGCTATTTATTTTATTTTTTACGGTTTTATTACAGCTAACAATAGCATTATGTTTCTTAGGCTATCAATTCTATAATCTCA
This window encodes:
- the clpB gene encoding ATP-dependent chaperone ClpB; the protein is MNFNKFTIKSQEAIQKGQQIAQNLGHQQIENSHILKGIFEVDKNVTPFIFKKLGINIELLKSLIDKTIESYSKVTGGGDTTLSRNASKMLTTATNEANDLKDEFVSIEHLLLAILNTKDTTSQILKDQGITDKGMQAAISELRKGSKVTSQSAEETYNSLNKFAKNLNQLAKDGKLDPVIGRDEEIRRILQILSRRTKNNPMLVGEPGTGKTAIAEGLAHRIIKGDIPENLKGKQIYSLDMGALIAGAKYKGEFEERLKSVIKEVTSAEGEIVLFIDEIHTLVGAGGGQGAMDAANILKPALARGELRAIGATTLDEYQKYFEKDKALERRFQKVIVDEPDTESAISILRGIKEKYENHHKVQIKDEAIIAAVELSQRYISNRFLPDKAIDLMDEAASKLRMEINSKPEELDVLDRKIMQLEIEIEAIKREKDEKKLASLKKEIANLKENRNEINAKWVSEKELVDSVQSNKEAIENFKLEAERAEREGDYGKVAEIRYGKIKDAQEKLEKLQNEIAKNQDSALINEEVTRDDIAEVVAKWTGIPVTKMLQSDREKLLHLEEELHKRVVGQEEAIVAVSDAVRRSRAGLQDTKKPLGSFLFLGTTGVGKTELAKALAVYLFDDESSLTRIDMSEYQERHAVSRLVGAPPGYVGYDEGGQLTEAVRRKPYSVILLDEIEKAHPDTFNILLQVLDEGRLTDNKGRVADFKNTIIIMTSNMGAHIIQEKFEKMDMENRDLITEATKIEVVGLLKQTIRPEFLNRIDEVIMFTPLNLAEIHQIVKLQLNGLIKMLKAQDIHIEYTDDLVDALANKGFDPQFGARPVKRVIQKDILNELSKEILSARITSDSHILLDAFDDKIVFRNK
- a CDS encoding Hsp20/alpha crystallin family protein; its protein translation is MLLKSSGIPAMPSIFDDFFRDWSLSNYSDTNTTLPAVNIKENENEFTVEVAVPGMSKDDFKINLNNNVLTISSEKTVENEENNDKYTRKEYSYQSFERSFNLPKNIVESDQISAAYKNGELKITIPKKEEAKPTPPKLIEIQ
- a CDS encoding histidine phosphatase family protein; translated protein: MFFKFSLGKFFLIISVLICSVTLNAQENSSEITTYYFIRHAEKNRLNPSNKNPNLKEKGVDRALNWSKTFKNIEFDYIFSTNYNRTTQTALPTAKSKNLEIQFYNPSDLYNEDFKTLTKGKTVLVVGHSNTTPKFVNKVLGEDKYPEIEDRNNSNLYIVTISENNKSTILLNIEI
- the smpB gene encoding SsrA-binding protein SmpB, producing the protein MQKKINIQNKKARFEYEILDKYVAGIQLTGTEIKSIRESKARITESFCEFNEKGELFAINMFIEEYLYGHAYNHSPKSERKLLLNKQELKKLQKEVQNVGLTIIPLRLFLTDKGWAKLEIALCKGKKNYDKREVIKDRDNKRDLARIKKNFN
- a CDS encoding UbiA family prenyltransferase, with amino-acid sequence MNSVVYFKLIHWKNLLLIIYVFLLIKLLFLPSLSIETTLNLFSFYILLISILLITTAGFIINTLETNFLDKINNQKKLITTKEKTLKLYKITNTIGIALGLLFCLKIEKPTLSFIFIGIALLHFFYAKKLNKIPLIRNLISVFLISINIIILVIFELDFSLKDANQKLAFNIISILSFYIFCISLIQQSIKNIKNINKDYALKVNTLPIVLGINRTQKITFIFSLIPISILLIIIVNFSEIYKFTILYLLIAVFLPFLYAVIKLHTAKKKNDFKKIITLLQVNLFLGINTLTIFSIFH
- a CDS encoding Maf family nucleotide pyrophosphatase, with amino-acid sequence MLQNKLITKNIILASGSPRRHELFKELGVNFTIKVKEVEETYNTNLKKEEITNYLCKLKAASFTNEISENDIIVTADTIVWHNNKALEKPKNASEAIEMLQGLSGKKHTVYSSICIKTKNNETLISDKTNVYFKQLTLNEIEYYVENYKPYDKAGAYGIQEWIGLIGVTKIEGSYFNVMGLPVHKLYEELIKI
- a CDS encoding transketolase family protein, whose amino-acid sequence is MKKYTYTEKKDTRSGFGAGLAELGDKNENVVALCADLIGSLKMEKFIENHPERFFQIGIAEANMIGIAAGLTIGGKIPFTGTFANFSTGRVYDQIRQSVAYSGKNVKICASHAGLTLGEDGATHQVLEDIGLMKMLPGMTVINTCDYNQTKAATIAIADYDGPVYLRFGRPVVPVFMPENEEFIVGKAIQLTEGTDVTIVATGHLVWEALQASEKLEAKGINAEVINIHTIKPLDDEAILKSVAKTGCIVTAEEHNIIGGLGESVSRLLVQNNIVPQEFVAVNDSFGESGTPAQLMEKYKLNDKAIVTAVEKVIKRK
- a CDS encoding outer membrane beta-barrel protein, with the translated sequence MKKKSFLFSMLFLASIMLVNAQNDFGIKGGLSYNTNGDLKEFTSEVDNIYKNEGKGKSGFNVGFYGKLDLGGIYIRPELLYTKTTSEYELNTGNTEDYKISKLDVPVLVGFKVIGPLNIFAGPAFQYILDNDLEGVSIGDVENEYSVGVNIGASLEIGRFGFDVRYERGLSENEAEWTDAGETFTLDSRPEQLIFSLSYSLSKKNN
- a CDS encoding response regulator, whose amino-acid sequence is MDFINSGIKSELLKLDIQEIQYVQYCDEALLKLKSAKLNNDPFDLLISDLSFDNDSVEQKITSGDELIKVVRNEFPTLKIAVFSVEDKPFRVQTLFNEYGVNAYVWKSREGLRELKKAIQLIFSSNKSYISPHVSGALYKNNTVEISDYDLFLIECISKGYLQEEISVKLKEKEWTPTSVSSIEKRLKFLKEHFNANNPAHLVSITKDLGLI
- a CDS encoding tetratricopeptide repeat-containing sensor histidine kinase, with protein sequence MKSLISTCLFFVIFSFSLLVSCTSKEELKSSNNIAVDSIGIFMKKMKNDTLDLKTRLNAANKSLKWVSETKDSSYKKDILAYKIYLFINVRKYDSAVHISKELLHKSIEEKDSTSIGLNYTRIAYYFNRNQQKDSAYYYYNLIKNEYLTYIDSITRGNNFLEMAIIERTYGDYSASDYSGSLALNYYGDKSPNTSASVYNNWAISSKSQGALEDALIFYKKAIDLTTSKQQKILIANNLAVTYREIGDYNSSIKILDSLLKDTITLFRTKARVIDNLAYTKWLAKKEENVLPALEKALEMRLQENDLWGLIASYAHLSAYFKKLSPKISLSYASKLYDVAIRQKSIPDQLDALQKIIELEDSEKAKEYYSTYVHLNDSLQKTKLLAKNQFAKIKYESDKNQKENLQLKIAQEASKLQLEKEKTRNIIGVVSSGAVVLGLLGFLYYRKQKHKQEKRIEVYNTETRIAKKIHDEVANNVVNIMNKVQYTSASKEVLLDDLENVYMLTRNISHQNNIIETGDKFVNSLKSMLSSFNNNRTTVIIKKINEAALELVSNDKQIEIYRVLQELMVNMQKHSEATLVAISFKNDNKNYAINYSDNGKGVDKVDLNLKNGIKNVETRIKSINGIINFETSLNKGFKVFISFKR